The Coffea arabica cultivar ET-39 chromosome 6e, Coffea Arabica ET-39 HiFi, whole genome shotgun sequence genome contains the following window.
TGGACCGGGTCGCGATTTCCTTAACTCGGGTTCTAGGAATGATCTTCCTTTTTCTCAGGTAATGTGGTTCCATTCATGTTTTATTTGTCGTTTTATTTTTGAGAAAGTTATcattttggatgaattttgcTGACCCTTTTTCTGGTGTTTTTACGGGGTTTTGGAATTCGATTAGTTGGGTGCTTTGTCTGTGAAATTTTTAGCTGGGAAGTTTGTATGATTACTTTTGATGAGGTAAAAGTTTGTTGATGAATGTTGAGTGGACGtgttttttattggaaaattatatgtttaaaGGAAATGGTTAGTTTAGAGGTTGTTCTGGACTTGGGTCATATATGCATTGATGTTTTAGGGTTTATTGGATAGGAAATTTTCTGAAAAGGATGCCTTTAGAATTCTGATGGATAAAGAGACACAGTTTTGGACGATTTATTATAAAGGGCATTTAGCGGGCCAATGTACAGAATGTAGACTTTCTCTGTAATGGGTAATGCTTCAGAATCTTTTGATTTTGAGGGAACGGTAATTGTAATGAAAATTAGAGCTAGCTTTTACTAAGAAAATTAGGAATAGAAGTTGATTCAGTAACATGGATAAGAAAGAAATGATCAGCAATGAAGGAAGTGGAGATTGAGGAAGAAACTTGTGGAGAAAGTAAAAGTTCCATTCACCGCCAAAAAggtttacaaaatttcagagaTAATGTGATGTCGTACTACTAAAGCTACTTATCCTAATGAAATAGAAAAAAACATATAATGACCCTTGCTGAACTGGCATTCTAGCTAAATTGTGTGAAACTCGGAAACTAAACGCGACAAAACTGCAAGAAAAGGACAGTTAAAGCAACTAACTCTTAACATTATTATTTCGCCAAAATGACTTTATTTTGAGCTACTGACTCGCCAATTGATGAGACTGGTACTTTTGTTATGTAACAAAATGCATCAATACATTTTGTACAAATGTCAATTCATATGCCTTTATTATAGCTGCAAATAATGCCCGTGCCCTCTTTATTAATTAGGACTACAAGCTCTTCTTTTACACTATTTTCCGTGTTCGTATATGATCTTGACCAATTTTACTTCCTTCTTGATTACTATTATAGTTGATTGAGTGTAGAGGCATAATTTAGTTTGCTTGATATCATATTTAGGTGCTCAAATCAAGCTCAAACGCAGCATAGGACTTGTTTCCAATTAAGCTTGTTTCTACTGCCAACAAATGTGTAGAAAATAGTAAGCTAATCAAGATTAATAAATCAAGAGCTATTGATTAATATTTTGAGCTTAAACATGAAGCTTTGAGCTCATCAAGAATCTGAACCAGACCTGATGAGGGTGATTCTTATCTCAGCTGGCTGAGTTCAGTTAAAGCTCTAATCTTTTGGTTTATTGATAACAACTAGAATGCAAGTTTTAGCTTCTTGTTCTTAATGAGTGTTTATTGAGAACTGTGCAGTTAATGTTGCTCAGATGCCTGAAAGCATTATACTGCTTCATGGTAGAGTTGTTCTTATTTGTATACTCCCTCCAATAATGATCATTACATTTTGAGATTGCTGCTTTATCAATAGTGAATGTTTAGTGCCAGATTTTTCTCCAGATTCCCAATCTATCATTCCAAAGTAATGCTTCTAAATGCTAAAGGTAGCTTGACTGAAGAGAAGGCCAGACTTTTAATTtgctttcaaaaaattttttttatttaatttgctTTCAAATGTTGGAAAGGAAATAGTGCGAATTTGCATGTTGTCATTGTTGTCCTTATGTCTCAGCATGAAAATCTAGTCAATGTTTGACTGGCATATGTGTGCCCACCAGGGTAAAAAATTTATTACCTTTCGAAAATGAAGGGTACAAATTGGAAGGGGGACTTGATATCTCTGGTAATCACAGGAGTTTTGGGACAGACCAAATATGAAAGCACGACAGTATCAAAGAAACTGTGGGAatatattttcttcttttgcatTATATGCTGATGAGTAATTGGTATCTTTCAGGCTTCTCAAAAAGTGTTTCCATCTATGCGTATATTGTGGAACTGTGGCAGCAAGCTGGAATGCTCCAGAAGAAGTAATCATGCCGTTGGCCCTAAAGCTAGGTTTACCTCCCTAAAATGCAAATCTTGTTTAAGGTTAGAGGTGGTCCCTCGATTCTGTTGTGTTTCCTTAACTCTAATTTTTCTACTGCTTTTTGTTGCTGTTCTTTGTGCTAAAATTTCATGGTTATGGTTGGCATTTCCAAGTACAGAACCCTAACTGCTGGTCCGCAGACCAACTCTGCCCCGCAAACTGTATTTTATTTCAATTACAAGTATATCAGGACTAAAATTTAGAATTATCTTCTCGAAGTTTTACTTTTTGTATGCCCTATAATGCCCTCTAAACAATTGAATTTTTTCTATAAGTCCTTCCTGCTAACATATCGGATCTAttacaattttttgaaaatggacATTATTTAAAGGTGAAAGTCTATAAAATCGTGAATCCAAATGCACAGACATGCACATAATGTTCCTGCTGAGTCTGCACTACAATCTTAACTCAAGGGACATAATTTTCTAGCTCATCCCAGGCCATGATACCACCTGGTGCTTAGTATATTGAACCTACTGGTGTTGTGATACAATGATCTCACCCGAATCATGGGATATGGTCTGATATTGTTAGATTGATCTAGCTTCAATTAGTAGGAAGGGACAGTTTCTTTTATGATAGTGCATACTCATTCTTGCCTCTGTTATTAATTATCCATCTTGGATACTTGTATGATGATGCAAGCGCTATTGCTGTATGATGTTTgcaaatagaaaaaaattattgaatTTGTGAGAGTTCTTTTGTGAGGTGAAGTTTTTTGTGACCTGAGTTTACTTTTAATTCTATAATACAACTGATCAATGTTTAAAATGAGAATTTTGTTCTTTATAGTGTCCAGCTTATTTTAATTCATTGTCATTAGCGTTGCTACCATTTAATTCTATTCTTActgatgctttttttttttttttttgaaaagttatTCTTACTGATGCTTGAACTTTAATTCCATTCAAAGCACTGGAGAATGAAGTCATCTTCTATGCACATGATTAGCTTTCGATGTTCTTTTTTAGCTTAGATCTTTGACTGAAGTCTTTTAGCAGGAACATTATTAACTTTTCATCTGTGTTTTTGGAAGTGAATAATATTTCATTACTCAGTGATAGAAGCAATATAAACCATGAAAATCTGAACTCCTGCAATGATATTATTATTATGAGTGCTTCCTTGAGGAATTTAATCTTCTTCTTTGTTCCTACATTGGACCAATGATGTTCTTTATCTTGATTGAAgtattttggtattttaaaCGAAAATACAGATTGAGATATGTGTTGGACAGAATTTATGGCCAacattagttttctttttcaaaatcgTAAGAAAGTGGGATATGCTTTCCTTGCCAAGAGCATTATTTGCACTTAAATTTGAGAGTGTGAAGTTGCTGTTTTATCAGTTTCTAAGAAACATCTGAAGGCCAAGGGCTCTAACTGGAAAACTACTATGCTTCAAGCTGATTAGATGAGTTGTTTGCAGGGTAGGCACCCCTTTTACACTTGGACCAAGGAAAAAACTTCTAAAGTTATCGGCTTTTAAAAGCAATAGCCAAAACGATGGACCTGGGGGCAGGCCTACTGGGTCAAAGTCCTTGAAAAATTCTGTTGGTCTTTCTTATGTACcacaagatggtgaagcaaCATTGGTGGGTTCTCCAAAGCCTCAGAGTGATCCCACATCCTTCTCTTCAGAAGCAGAATCAACAACAGGTTCCTTGGTgatacaaaatttattcaaaagctgGTTGATGCTACTGCGGAGTCCACCATCCAACCATGTTATAGATGAAGGCCTGGAAGAGTCATCCTCATTGGGGACATCACAAAATCAAGATGCAATACTGCAGAAAGGAAGAATCAACATTCTGAAGATGATGTGGTGCTACTTTTTGAGTCTGGATGTCACAATAAAGATACCTTTAGTGATATTGTAAGTTTGTTTTTTCCCCTCCCTTCTTCTCTATATAAAGATGCCACTTATCTGATGCTTCAGATATGTAAATATTGCTACTGTTGTATTGCCTCATGGTGTTTTGCTTATCATTAACCTAAACAAACCCTAGCTAATGGAAAACCGTACACTACAAGTTTTAAGGGAAGGAAAAAGATAGTAACAACTGAACTTGTTTACTCCTTTTTAATTTGATGCTCATGCCAGATCAAGTAGTCATTGTTCTTCAACATCGAAAAGTATCAGCTTTCTTGGTTGTTTCTAAATGGACAGTACTTGTATGTTGAAATGGACAGAAAAACTACACTTTATCCTCTAACAGCAGATTTCAACATTTTTACCTCTAGATAAACAGTCTATTATAGTCTTCTCTCCTCCAGTGTAATATAATACCACTGTTAAATGGTTACAAACTTGCTTAAGCTGAATCTGGTAGTTGATTGCAATGCTTTGATCCAAATAGTAGAATATAATCACCCACAAAAGTTAATATACCACAATCTCCACGGACTCGACTAGTCTCATACATAGTTTAACATTTAGCTTTTAGTTAGTATTAGGTGTTTGAGTCTCACAGACATAGTAATCTTCTAGGTGTAAACTTCAAGTAACTTCCGACTTTTCTGTTCGAAATGACTGTCAAGGTGGAGGAGTGACTTATATTTTACTCTTTAAGATGTCTAGGAGTTTGTTTGAGACTCTCTATAGTGAAAAGGCTAAGATCTTACCTGTGTATGTTTTTATGTTCCTCTACTTTGTTGCTTATTCATTGTCGGTAGTTTTGGACTGAGGGATGGAGGGCTGCCAAAGACGGTTAATAAATCATAAGCGTTTAAGTAAGCAATGGGTCTGTAAAGCTACGTAATTCTCTTGCTTGCATGACGAGGAGAATCTATCAAGTTGTATGATCTACATTCCTTTGGAAGTTGAGTTTTGGAATTTGAATTCTTAACACAAGTTATCAATTGAATATGCAAATTCAAAGGAAATTATGGGATGGAAGTTTCTTGTACAAAATCTTGACTTCAAGTCTTCTTGATCTAGCGTGCTTAATTCAATTTTAGGCCTTAAAATTCAAGCTAGATAAAATATTAACTACACTGCTACAACTTTCGAAGAATCAGCCCTCTATTTTGGAGTCGACAGTCTAGAGGAGGTGGATAGCTTCACCCAGAAAGTGCTCTCACACTCTTCAATTCCCCTGCATCCCTTCTGCTCAGGtggtaaaagaaaaagaagacacAAGCACTTGCATATAGGCATGCACATGCTCACACAATGTGCCAACCACACAGATGTCTTGCCAAATAGATTATGCATATAGGCATCTCACTGTCACTCACAATTATCTTAGGCAAAGTACAGATGAGCAACAGGAATATATCAATAGTGCTATCCTGTAGAATTTTTCAGACTCTGTCACTGTTGATTCCTTGTTGTGTTTCATGCATAATCTAGTGCTTTTGCTTTATCCCTGGCAGTATCTAGGTGTAGAAACACCGGATGCCGCCAGTATGATGGCTTTGTACAGAATGTAATTCCTGTCAATCATTATGCTTTTGTTGCCTCGTCTGATTATTTTCTCACAAGAAGGTTAGGGATTCACATTCAGTCATGTTTTTCTTGCATTTGCAGCATACCCTTGTATCTAGCAGTTAATATAATTTATGGAGCTGAAGTTTCGAGAGAGTTGACCCCTTTATGGGTTTTGGGGCCATTAATTGCTGCTCTATATGTTAAATTATGGCGTGGCATAGGTGCACTTTATGTTTTCAGCTTCAAGCAGACGGTTAAACTGCTCATCAGCTTACCAACCTGGTATTTGGTAGCTCATGACTATATTGGCAATGGGAAGCTTAATCAAGTTGTAGGACATTTATTTCAGCCTCTGGTAGATCTCAGGAACATGGATTACAAAGAGGCATCTAAAAGAAAGCTGAAAGAATTGGAAATCTTTGTGGTGGAGAAATACCTGGACTTTGTGGAATCAATTTGGCCTTACTACTGCAGAACGATCAGATTTCTGAAGAGAGCAAATCTGATATAGGTTTTAGCTGCTTGTAAGTTGAGAGAGATTTGATGAGTAAAGCGGACAGAAGTTCTGGGGTTTCTTGGTTTTTTCTGGGTCCTCTTCTCtcctttatttttgtttgcaGAGTATAGATTAACCTAGGTTATCCTTGGGAGTTATGCCTCATTTTGAGCTTGGGGCAAATGATCCCTTGAGCACTTGGAGGATCGCAGCAGTGATGCAGTTTGATGTGATTCATGTTTTTATCACCTTTCTGGCGAGCCGGTGTATATTAATCTCAATTGAACTTGCTTCAGTAGGTATTTCGGCTCTTTCCAGTAACTTGCTATTGGACTTTTAAGGATAGGCCATTTGTATATCTATCGACATCTGTACATTTTACAGCCAAAAGCAGCCGTTATTGGTATCTCAATTATTTACTCAGTCTAGCTATTGGCTCATGAACTTTCTTTATGCAAATATCTATTTTGCAGTTACTCATCATGATTTAGGCAGCATCATCCATAATACAGTTAAAAGGAGATGCAATATTTGTTGATTTACCCGTTGTCTTTACATTATATCtctgccttctttttttttacagCTCAGTGgggtttgtttatttatttcacTCGATGCCAGCATCTGGTGCTGCCAGATACTCTTGATTTTTTTGGTACAGTGAAAGTTCATAGGAGAAACAGGTTTTTAtagctttttcctttttgttcttcttttctGGTTAAAATCATAGCTGTTACATTTCTTCATTTACTTTGCTCCTCGAAGCTCGAACATGACTATCTATGATAGACACGCCGTCCTGTTTGTTTTAGTTCcaggataatttcagaaatctctcATAGAGTTTGTCTTAATATCATTTAGCTCTTCTTAATTTATAGAAATCTCATTTAGCTTTCTTAGAATGACAACTTGTATAACATTTCTTATCCTTATATGTAAAGTAATATTAAAAACTCTAATATAATTTATGAGTTTCAgaacatgaaaaaaaaagaggacaaATAGGGTAGGAATTCAAACTTATAAGCTGAGGGGATGTAAGTGCAATAAGTACTAGTTGCAACATAGTTTAGTAACCAAAAGGCGGTTGCTCGCCACAATGACTTGTGAAGCTGCCTAAACAGTATGAACAATGTTTGAAACTAAGCTGCCTAAACGGTATAAAGAAGGTTTGAAAATAAGCACAATTATTTTGCAGCAAAAAGGGAATTAAACCTTCGATTCTTTCCTATAAAGGAAGCTGAAAACCACGTCTTCTGCCAGCCCTTCCAATGATCCTTCACCGGAatgaaaggatttttttttcctaacttCTCTTCATGGCTAAACTAGACAACAAGAACAGATTGGag
Protein-coding sequences here:
- the LOC113691484 gene encoding uncharacterized protein, giving the protein MYSVITGPGRDFLNSGSRNDLPFSQASQKVFPSMRILWNCGSKLECSRRSNHAVGPKARFTSLKCKSCLRVGTPFTLGPRKKLLKLSAFKSNSQNDGPGGRPTGSKSLKNSVGLSYVPQDGEATLVGSPKPQSDPTSFSSEAESTTGSLVIQNLFKSWLMLLRSPPSNHVIDEGLEESSSLGTSQNQDAILQKGRINILKMMWCYFLSLDVTIKIPLVIFIPLYLAVNIIYGAEVSRELTPLWVLGPLIAALYVKLWRGIGALYVFSFKQTVKLLISLPTWYLVAHDYIGNGKLNQVVGHLFQPLVDLRNMDYKEASKRKLKELEIFVVEKYLDFVESIWPYYCRTIRFLKRANLI